One stretch of Caldinitratiruptor microaerophilus DNA includes these proteins:
- the sat gene encoding sulfate adenylyltransferase — MPDRSAAGLVPPHGGTLVDRVLRGDALCAARERVRHLPAVRLDPVRTADLECITTGVFSPLDGFMDRAQYDSVLEHMHLPDGLPWTLPVTLPVPVGLATTLRPGAEVALVGPEGRPLGLMQVREAFSYDPEREARRVFGTCDPAHPGVARLRRQPEVYLAGPVWLLERPPAPFPDLALDPAETRRIFAARGWRHVVGFQTRNPVHRAHEYIQKVALELVDGLFLNPLLGPTKDDDVPAALRVRCYRALLGRYYPEARVLLAAFPAAMRYAGPREAVFHAICRKNYGCSHFIVGRDHAGVGHFYGPHDSQRIFSEFDPHRLGLTPLFFDRAFWCRTCGGMASDRTCPHPEADRLILSGTRVREMLRAGVLPPPEFTRPEVARLLAEGMRTEAEALEPVAGGEEVPGGE; from the coding sequence ATGCCGGACCGTTCTGCGGCGGGCCTGGTGCCTCCGCACGGGGGAACCCTGGTGGACCGCGTGCTCCGCGGGGATGCCCTGTGCGCAGCCCGGGAGCGGGTGCGGCACCTGCCTGCCGTCCGCCTCGATCCGGTCCGCACCGCCGATCTCGAGTGCATCACCACCGGTGTCTTCAGCCCCCTGGACGGGTTCATGGACCGGGCCCAGTACGACAGCGTGCTCGAACACATGCACCTGCCGGACGGTCTCCCCTGGACCCTGCCCGTCACCCTGCCGGTGCCCGTGGGGCTGGCCACCACACTCCGCCCGGGTGCGGAGGTCGCCCTCGTCGGTCCGGAGGGGCGGCCCCTGGGGCTGATGCAGGTCCGGGAGGCGTTCAGCTACGACCCGGAGCGGGAGGCGCGACGGGTCTTCGGCACGTGCGACCCGGCCCACCCCGGCGTCGCCCGCCTGCGGCGGCAGCCCGAGGTCTACCTCGCCGGACCCGTCTGGCTGCTGGAGCGCCCGCCCGCCCCGTTCCCCGACCTGGCCCTGGACCCGGCCGAGACGCGCCGGATCTTCGCCGCGCGGGGCTGGCGGCACGTGGTGGGGTTCCAGACGCGCAACCCCGTCCACCGGGCGCACGAGTACATCCAGAAGGTCGCCCTGGAACTGGTCGACGGCCTCTTCCTGAACCCGCTGCTCGGCCCCACGAAGGACGACGACGTTCCCGCCGCCCTGCGCGTCCGCTGCTACCGCGCGCTCCTGGGCCGCTACTACCCCGAAGCGCGCGTGCTCCTGGCCGCCTTCCCGGCGGCGATGCGCTACGCCGGGCCGCGCGAGGCGGTGTTCCACGCCATCTGCCGCAAGAACTACGGCTGCAGCCACTTCATCGTCGGCCGCGACCACGCCGGGGTCGGCCACTTCTATGGCCCGCACGACAGCCAGCGGATCTTCTCGGAGTTCGACCCCCACCGCCTGGGCCTCACGCCGCTCTTCTTCGACCGGGCGTTCTGGTGCCGGACCTGTGGGGGCATGGCGTCCGACAGGACCTGCCCCCACCCGGAGGCCGACCGCCTCATCCTGTCCGGCACCCGGGTGCGCGAGATGCTACGGGCCGGGGTGCTTCCCCCGCCCGAGTTCACCCGCCCGGAGGTGGCCCGGCTCCTGGCCGAAGGGATGCGGACGGAGGCGGAGGCGCTCGAGCCCGTCGCCGGCGGAGAGGAGGTGCCTGGCGGTGAGTGA
- a CDS encoding phosphoadenylyl-sulfate reductase: protein MSVAMGPREVELAARELAGRPPEDVLRWALDTFGPDGVALACSFGAEDVVLVDMASRIRPGVRVFYLDTDLLFPETYETCERVAARYDVRLEQVRPALSLAEQAGRYGDGLWARDPDTCCRLRKVEPLRGVLAGLEAWVTGIRREQSPTRAGAAEVEWDHRFGLVKVNPLARWTWDAVWGYIRAHDVPYNPLHDRSYPSIGCIPCTRPVRPGEDPRAGRWPGFAKTECGLHR, encoded by the coding sequence ATGAGTGTCGCGATGGGGCCCCGGGAAGTCGAACTCGCCGCGCGGGAACTGGCCGGCCGGCCGCCTGAGGACGTCCTGCGCTGGGCGCTCGACACCTTCGGGCCCGACGGCGTCGCCCTGGCGTGCAGTTTCGGCGCGGAGGACGTGGTGCTCGTCGACATGGCGTCCCGCATCCGCCCGGGCGTCCGGGTGTTCTACCTGGACACCGATCTGCTCTTCCCGGAGACCTACGAGACCTGCGAGCGGGTGGCGGCCCGTTACGACGTGCGCCTCGAGCAGGTGCGGCCGGCCCTCTCGCTGGCGGAGCAGGCCGGACGGTACGGCGACGGGCTGTGGGCCCGGGACCCGGACACGTGTTGCCGGCTCCGGAAGGTCGAGCCGCTCCGGGGGGTGCTCGCCGGCCTCGAGGCCTGGGTCACGGGCATCCGGCGGGAGCAGTCGCCCACCCGGGCGGGGGCCGCGGAGGTGGAGTGGGACCACCGGTTCGGCCTGGTCAAGGTCAACCCGCTGGCCCGGTGGACGTGGGACGCGGTGTGGGGCTACATACGGGCCCACGACGTGCCCTACAACCCCCTGCACGACCGCAGTTACCCGAGCATCGGGTGCATCCCGTGCACCCGCCCCGTCCGCCCCGGCGAGGATCCCCGGGCCGGGCGCTGGCCCGGCTTCGCCAAGACGGAATGCGGCCTCCACCGGTAG
- a CDS encoding cupin domain-containing protein, producing the protein MFADLRAVVRYDPGQPVSQLIAENADCRVVLFSLEPGQAVPPHVSTSTVVMAVLEGNGRLSVGEEDHEAGPGGIAACPPFVPHGMAAAPGSRFVVLAVIAPRP; encoded by the coding sequence ATGTTCGCCGACCTCCGGGCCGTGGTCCGGTACGACCCGGGACAACCGGTCAGCCAGCTCATCGCCGAGAACGCCGACTGTCGTGTGGTCCTCTTCAGCCTGGAGCCGGGGCAGGCGGTCCCGCCCCACGTCAGCACCTCGACGGTGGTGATGGCGGTGCTGGAGGGCAACGGCCGCCTGAGCGTCGGCGAGGAGGACCACGAGGCCGGCCCCGGCGGGATCGCCGCCTGTCCGCCCTTCGTGCCCCACGGCATGGCGGCCGCCCCTGGCTCCCGCTTCGTGGTGCTGGCGGTCATCGCCCCACGGCCGTGA
- the nirK gene encoding copper-containing nitrite reductase: MKRDLHRVFRWSVPLVGVLLLTSACAGSGPRAASAQGSGAAQQTPAVQPAVADARPISADPAAIPGPVGRREPTTVRVDLETREVNGRLADGITYKYWTYNGTVPGPMLRVRQGDTVELHIKNAADSGMNHSIDLHAVTGPGGGAVGTQVKPGEEKVLRFKAMNPGVYVYHCATPYIPAHIANGMYGLIVVEPPEGLAPVDKEFYVMQGEFYTDLKPGQKGHANYDGEALAAEEPNFVVFNGAFQALTGEKAMRAKVGDRIRIFIGNGGPNLISSFHVIGEIFDKVHKEGASEATSNVQTTLVPAGGAAWAEFTVDVPGTYTLVDHSISRALGKGAVAQIVVEGDPKPEIFDAPGAGGNSH, translated from the coding sequence ATGAAGCGTGATCTGCATAGGGTATTCCGCTGGAGCGTGCCCCTGGTGGGCGTCCTGCTCCTCACCAGTGCCTGTGCCGGTTCCGGCCCCCGGGCGGCGAGCGCGCAGGGGTCGGGCGCAGCCCAGCAGACGCCGGCCGTCCAGCCTGCCGTGGCCGATGCCAGGCCGATCAGCGCCGACCCCGCCGCCATCCCGGGTCCGGTCGGGCGCCGCGAGCCGACCACCGTCCGGGTCGACCTCGAAACCCGGGAAGTCAACGGCCGGCTCGCCGACGGCATCACGTACAAGTACTGGACGTACAACGGCACCGTTCCGGGCCCGATGCTGCGGGTGCGCCAGGGAGACACGGTCGAACTCCACATCAAGAACGCGGCGGACAGCGGCATGAACCACTCGATCGACCTGCACGCGGTCACCGGCCCAGGCGGCGGCGCAGTCGGCACCCAGGTGAAGCCCGGCGAGGAGAAGGTCCTGCGGTTCAAGGCGATGAATCCCGGCGTGTACGTCTACCACTGCGCCACGCCGTACATCCCGGCGCACATCGCCAACGGCATGTACGGGCTGATCGTGGTGGAGCCGCCGGAGGGCCTGGCGCCCGTCGACAAGGAGTTCTACGTGATGCAGGGTGAGTTCTACACCGACCTCAAGCCGGGCCAGAAGGGTCACGCGAACTACGACGGCGAGGCCCTGGCCGCCGAGGAGCCGAACTTCGTGGTGTTCAACGGCGCCTTCCAGGCCCTGACCGGGGAGAAGGCCATGCGGGCGAAGGTCGGCGACCGCATCCGGATCTTCATCGGCAACGGCGGGCCCAACCTGATCTCCTCGTTCCACGTGATCGGCGAGATCTTCGACAAGGTGCACAAGGAAGGGGCCAGCGAGGCCACCAGCAACGTCCAGACCACGCTCGTCCCCGCCGGTGGGGCGGCCTGGGCCGAGTTCACGGTCGACGTGCCGGGCACCTACACGCTGGTCGACCACTCGATCAGCCGGGCGCTCGGCAAGGGTGCCGTGGCGCAGATCGTGGTCGAGGGCGACCCGAAGCCCGAGATCTTCGACGCCCCGGGAGCGGGCGGGAACAGCCACTGA
- a CDS encoding aminotransferase class V-fold PLP-dependent enzyme — translation MPSSGSVVYLDNAATSHPKPEAVYRAADGALRAGGNPGRGGHRVALAAGRRVLAAREAVAALFGVKDAARVLFTSSATDSLNLALKGLLHPGDHCITTVAEHNALRRPLVALALRGVEVTWLPVSPEGIVDPGGVRAALRPNTRLIALAHGSNVTGALQPVAELGEIARRAGVFLLVDAAQTAGSHPIDVEAMGIHLLAAPGHKGLLGPQGTGILYVAPDVPLRPVREGGTGSMATLAEQPDVFPEGFESGTLNVPGIAGVGAGADFLLSVGVEAVHARVGALTAALVEGLRRLPGVTVHGPADPARRCGVVSLSVDGLDPGALEEQLDSAFGVVGRAGLHCAPGAHEVLGTLPLGGTMRLSPGYFNTEEDIEAAVKAVAAVAALARR, via the coding sequence TTGCCATCCTCAGGTTCCGTAGTCTACCTGGACAACGCCGCGACCTCGCACCCGAAGCCCGAGGCCGTGTACCGTGCGGCGGACGGGGCGCTGCGTGCCGGCGGCAACCCCGGCCGCGGCGGCCACCGGGTTGCCCTGGCCGCCGGCCGGCGGGTGCTTGCCGCCCGCGAGGCGGTGGCGGCGCTCTTCGGTGTGAAGGATGCAGCCCGGGTACTGTTCACGTCGAGTGCCACCGACTCCCTGAACCTGGCCCTGAAAGGCCTCCTGCACCCCGGGGACCACTGCATCACCACCGTGGCGGAGCACAACGCCCTGCGCCGCCCGCTGGTGGCCCTGGCCCTCCGGGGGGTCGAGGTGACGTGGCTCCCCGTGTCGCCGGAGGGGATCGTGGACCCGGGCGGGGTCCGGGCCGCCCTGCGTCCGAACACCCGGCTCATCGCCCTGGCGCACGGTTCCAACGTCACGGGCGCGCTGCAGCCGGTGGCCGAGCTGGGGGAGATCGCCCGCCGCGCCGGCGTCTTCCTCCTCGTGGACGCCGCCCAGACCGCGGGTTCCCACCCCATCGACGTGGAGGCAATGGGGATCCACCTTCTCGCTGCCCCCGGACACAAGGGCCTCCTGGGCCCGCAGGGGACCGGCATCCTTTACGTCGCCCCCGACGTGCCGCTCCGCCCCGTCCGCGAGGGCGGCACGGGGTCCATGGCCACCCTGGCCGAGCAGCCGGACGTGTTCCCCGAGGGGTTCGAGAGCGGGACGCTCAACGTCCCGGGCATCGCTGGAGTGGGGGCCGGGGCGGATTTCCTGCTGTCGGTCGGGGTCGAGGCGGTCCACGCCCGGGTGGGCGCCCTGACCGCGGCACTGGTGGAGGGGCTCCGTCGCCTGCCAGGTGTGACCGTCCACGGCCCCGCGGACCCGGCGCGCCGGTGCGGGGTGGTGAGCCTGAGCGTGGACGGGCTCGACCCGGGCGCGCTGGAAGAGCAGCTCGACTCGGCGTTCGGCGTCGTCGGGCGCGCGGGCCTGCACTGCGCGCCCGGGGCCCACGAGGTGCTCGGCACTCTGCCCCTGGGCGGCACGATGCGCCTGAGCCCCGGATACTTCAACACGGAAGAGGACATCGAGGCCGCGGTGAAGGCCGTCGCTGCCGTGGCGGCCCTGGCCCGGCGCTGA
- a CDS encoding CopD family protein — protein sequence MEPFVEVRPSVPRVLDKYVLPKVAFTLVTAASMAGAVLTGLRHGWFGWPALAVRWSAYWVLALLLGSQMWKLFYLAPSVRQRPVPEAVDYGEAMVRLHRAWQRVLLPAAILLVGADLALYLRHGPIARPWVVVAGGALALAAAGIAGDWWARPDCRRPGAPAWLALGGLAGAALALGGLDVVLQPATASPWLLVPNRVLHVWAFSAWLGGALWNIFIAVPAGLPRVNMDTVILANFQLERFRVVVRTVFPTLVATGLVQTWAMFGWGWQPLLTSAWGRLVLTKLGLIALLVGVFITCPMWRACSPIRGVCNLDDLE from the coding sequence ATGGAGCCGTTCGTCGAGGTGCGCCCCAGCGTGCCCCGCGTCCTGGACAAGTACGTGCTCCCGAAGGTGGCGTTCACCCTCGTGACGGCCGCGTCGATGGCCGGCGCGGTGCTGACCGGCCTGCGCCACGGCTGGTTCGGCTGGCCCGCCCTGGCGGTGCGCTGGAGCGCGTACTGGGTCCTGGCGCTCCTCCTCGGCTCGCAGATGTGGAAGCTCTTCTACCTCGCGCCCTCGGTCCGGCAGCGGCCAGTGCCGGAGGCGGTCGACTACGGCGAGGCGATGGTGCGCCTGCACCGAGCCTGGCAGAGGGTCCTGCTGCCGGCGGCGATCCTCCTGGTGGGAGCCGATCTGGCCCTGTACCTCCGCCACGGCCCCATTGCGCGGCCCTGGGTCGTCGTCGCGGGGGGCGCCCTGGCCCTGGCCGCCGCGGGAATCGCCGGCGACTGGTGGGCGCGGCCCGACTGCCGCCGGCCGGGCGCTCCCGCCTGGCTCGCCCTCGGCGGGCTGGCGGGCGCCGCCCTGGCGCTGGGCGGGCTTGACGTCGTCCTGCAGCCGGCGACCGCTAGCCCGTGGCTCCTCGTCCCGAACCGGGTGCTGCACGTGTGGGCCTTCTCGGCCTGGCTGGGCGGGGCGCTGTGGAACATCTTCATCGCCGTTCCGGCCGGGCTGCCCCGGGTGAACATGGACACCGTGATCCTGGCCAACTTCCAGCTCGAACGCTTCCGCGTGGTGGTGCGGACCGTCTTCCCCACCCTCGTCGCCACGGGGCTCGTCCAGACCTGGGCAATGTTCGGCTGGGGGTGGCAGCCGCTCCTCACCAGCGCGTGGGGCCGTCTGGTCCTGACCAAGCTGGGCCTCATCGCCCTGCTCGTGGGTGTCTTCATCACGTGCCCCATGTGGCGGGCCTGCTCCCCGATCCGGGGGGTCTGCAACCTCGACGACCTGGAATGA
- a CDS encoding cupin domain-containing protein, with protein MEPTIYTCTERKPPGTPPVLKEELYRADAHDFNLVRADPGADRPPHPHDAGDSFMLVLEGELHLHVDGRVYPLMPGQLAVIPRGAVRGFTAGPQGATFFAAHLRG; from the coding sequence ATGGAGCCGACCATCTACACTTGTACCGAACGGAAACCCCCCGGCACCCCGCCCGTCCTGAAGGAAGAACTATACCGGGCGGACGCCCACGACTTCAACCTCGTCCGGGCCGACCCCGGCGCCGACCGGCCGCCCCACCCGCACGACGCGGGCGACAGCTTCATGCTGGTGCTCGAAGGGGAGTTGCACCTGCACGTCGACGGGCGGGTGTACCCCCTCATGCCGGGCCAACTGGCGGTGATCCCCCGCGGCGCGGTGCGGGGATTCACCGCTGGTCCGCAGGGGGCGACGTTCTTCGCCGCCCACCTTCGGGGCTGA
- a CDS encoding DUF3343 domain-containing protein, with translation MGRVYLVFRSTHETLKAESVLAVAGLPCKVVVKPASIRLDCGLAVRTDPGQQDTALAALRQAGLEPRGVFNL, from the coding sequence ATGGGCCGGGTCTACCTCGTCTTTCGAAGCACCCACGAGACGCTGAAGGCCGAGTCCGTTCTGGCGGTGGCGGGGCTTCCTTGCAAGGTTGTGGTGAAGCCGGCGTCGATCCGGCTCGACTGCGGCCTCGCCGTGCGCACCGATCCCGGGCAGCAAGACACGGCCCTGGCCGCCCTCCGGCAGGCGGGCCTGGAGCCGAGGGGGGTCTTCAACCTCTGA
- a CDS encoding YlbF family regulator has protein sequence MGYIHELAHKLAKALQASPENQTFQEARRRVKADSRAEKQLLALRSKQWELAALQAQGKTPDAEHLKALQELAAAVQANPVAREYVEAEAQLTQLWSEINRILAEALGLPVAAQGSGPGR, from the coding sequence GTGGGCTACATCCACGAGCTGGCCCACAAGCTGGCCAAGGCCCTCCAGGCCAGTCCGGAGAACCAGACGTTCCAGGAGGCCCGGCGCCGGGTGAAGGCGGACTCGCGGGCGGAGAAGCAGCTCCTGGCGCTGCGGAGCAAGCAGTGGGAGCTGGCCGCGCTGCAGGCGCAGGGCAAGACGCCGGATGCGGAACACCTGAAGGCGCTGCAGGAGCTGGCCGCCGCGGTGCAGGCGAACCCGGTGGCCCGGGAGTACGTGGAGGCCGAAGCCCAGCTCACCCAGCTCTGGAGCGAGATCAACCGGATTCTCGCCGAGGCCCTCGGCCTGCCGGTGGCGGCGCAGGGCTCCGGGCCAGGCAGGTGA
- a CDS encoding amidohydrolase — protein sequence MERILITGGTVLTMTGPDAVYEGGLVAIEDGRIAYAGPAQAAPAEVRAPGWAQRTIEATGRLVLPGLVNTHTHAAMVLLRGYADDMRLMEWLETKIWPVEANLTAEDVYWGTALACLESLLAGVTTFNDMYFFMADAARAVADTGARAVLSRGIIGSGEDFRSRLADAWDFYRAWHGKADGRVLTMLAPHAPYTVAPPELEKVAEAAAEMGVGIHIHLVETRDEVELLRQRYGKTAFEIIRDAGLTRHPVVGAHCVHPTDADMEIFAAAGGRVAHCPVSNLKLACGVAPILAWRRAGVPVGLGTDGAASANQMSLWGEIRLAALLQKNASGDPRAFTAYDAVHAATAGGARVLGLEDRIGTLEPGKRADLILVDARRPGLTPVHDPFSILAYSTNPGDVETVLVDGRVVVEDRRLTTMDAAEITAKAAEHARRLVGAA from the coding sequence GTGGAGAGGATCCTCATCACCGGAGGTACCGTGCTGACGATGACCGGCCCCGACGCCGTGTACGAGGGCGGTCTGGTGGCGATCGAGGATGGGCGCATCGCCTACGCCGGGCCGGCGCAGGCCGCCCCGGCCGAGGTGAGGGCGCCGGGATGGGCGCAGCGGACCATCGAGGCGACCGGCCGGCTGGTGCTGCCGGGCCTCGTGAACACCCACACCCACGCCGCCATGGTGCTCCTGCGCGGCTACGCCGACGACATGCGGCTCATGGAGTGGCTGGAGACGAAGATCTGGCCGGTCGAGGCGAACCTCACGGCCGAGGACGTGTACTGGGGCACGGCCCTGGCCTGCCTGGAGAGCCTGCTGGCCGGGGTCACCACGTTCAACGACATGTACTTCTTCATGGCCGACGCCGCCCGCGCGGTCGCCGACACCGGCGCGCGGGCGGTGCTGAGCCGGGGGATCATCGGCAGCGGCGAGGACTTCCGCTCCCGCCTGGCCGACGCCTGGGACTTCTACCGGGCGTGGCACGGCAAGGCGGACGGGCGGGTCCTCACCATGCTCGCCCCCCACGCCCCGTACACGGTGGCACCGCCCGAGCTCGAGAAGGTGGCGGAGGCCGCGGCCGAGATGGGCGTGGGCATCCACATCCACCTCGTGGAGACCCGCGACGAGGTGGAGCTCCTGCGCCAGCGTTACGGCAAGACGGCCTTCGAGATCATCCGCGACGCGGGGCTCACCCGCCACCCGGTGGTGGGGGCGCACTGCGTGCACCCGACGGACGCCGACATGGAGATCTTCGCCGCCGCCGGCGGCCGGGTCGCCCACTGCCCGGTCTCCAATCTCAAGCTGGCCTGCGGGGTGGCCCCGATCCTGGCGTGGCGCAGGGCCGGGGTGCCGGTCGGCCTCGGCACGGACGGGGCGGCCTCGGCGAACCAGATGAGCCTGTGGGGCGAGATCCGCCTGGCGGCGCTCTTGCAGAAGAACGCCTCCGGCGACCCGCGGGCCTTCACGGCCTACGACGCGGTCCACGCCGCCACGGCCGGCGGCGCCCGGGTACTGGGGCTGGAGGACCGCATCGGCACCCTGGAGCCCGGCAAGCGGGCGGACCTCATCCTGGTCGACGCCCGCCGCCCCGGCCTCACGCCGGTCCACGACCCGTTCTCGATCCTCGCCTACTCCACCAACCCCGGCGACGTCGAGACCGTCCTCGTCGACGGCCGGGTGGTGGTGGAGGACCGCCGCCTGACCACGATGGACGCGGCGGAGATCACGGCGAAGGCGGCCGAGCACGCCCGGCGCCTGGTGGGCGCGGCCTGA
- a CDS encoding adenosylhomocysteinase yields the protein MSESKVAVSSLRDPGLAPEGHRKIDWVARHMPVLNEVRKEFEATRPFAGKRIAICLHLEAKTAYMATVLAAGGADVHITGSNPLSTQDDVAAALAERGVTVHAWYGATPEEYEAHIDRVLAARPDQILDDGGDLVAALHTRHRELLPDIRGGSEETTTGVQRLRAMAAEGTLAFPMLAVNNAYMKYLFDNRYGTGQSTWDGIMRNTNLTVAGKVAVVAGYGWCGKGVAMRARGLGARVVVTEVDPIAANEALMDGFEVMPMRRAAAIADFIVTVTGNRGVVRREHLEVIKDGCILANAGHFDVEVAKPDLEALCGPPVRVRKNVDEYRFPDGRRVYLLADGRLVNLAGADGHPAEIMDLSFAVQCLAQLHIARHGHELPRDVVPVPREIDVRVAELRLRALGVEIDRLTPEQEQYLRSWRV from the coding sequence GTGTCCGAATCGAAGGTGGCGGTTTCCAGCCTCCGGGACCCGGGGCTGGCGCCGGAGGGTCACCGGAAGATCGACTGGGTGGCCCGGCACATGCCGGTGCTGAACGAGGTCCGCAAGGAGTTCGAGGCCACGCGCCCCTTCGCCGGGAAGCGTATCGCCATCTGCCTGCACCTGGAGGCCAAGACGGCCTACATGGCGACGGTCCTGGCCGCCGGGGGCGCCGACGTGCACATCACCGGCTCCAACCCGCTCTCCACCCAGGACGACGTCGCCGCCGCCCTGGCCGAGCGGGGCGTGACGGTGCACGCCTGGTACGGCGCGACGCCCGAGGAGTACGAGGCCCACATCGACCGGGTGCTGGCCGCCCGGCCCGACCAGATCCTCGACGACGGCGGCGACCTCGTGGCCGCCCTGCACACGCGCCACCGGGAGCTCCTGCCGGACATCCGGGGCGGGTCGGAGGAGACCACGACGGGCGTGCAGCGCCTGCGGGCGATGGCGGCCGAAGGCACCCTGGCCTTCCCGATGCTGGCCGTCAACAACGCCTATATGAAGTACCTCTTCGACAACCGCTACGGCACCGGCCAGTCGACCTGGGACGGGATCATGCGCAACACGAACCTCACGGTGGCCGGGAAGGTCGCCGTGGTGGCCGGGTACGGCTGGTGCGGCAAGGGCGTGGCGATGCGGGCCCGGGGGCTCGGGGCCCGGGTCGTGGTCACCGAGGTCGACCCGATCGCCGCCAACGAGGCGCTCATGGACGGCTTCGAGGTGATGCCGATGCGCCGGGCTGCCGCGATCGCCGACTTCATCGTCACTGTGACCGGCAACCGCGGGGTGGTGCGGCGCGAGCACCTCGAGGTGATCAAGGACGGCTGCATCCTGGCCAACGCCGGGCACTTCGACGTGGAGGTCGCCAAGCCCGACCTGGAGGCCCTCTGCGGCCCGCCGGTGCGCGTGCGGAAGAACGTCGACGAGTACCGCTTCCCGGACGGGCGGCGGGTCTACCTCCTGGCCGACGGGCGCCTGGTGAACCTGGCCGGCGCCGACGGCCACCCCGCCGAGATCATGGACCTCTCCTTCGCCGTCCAGTGCCTGGCCCAGCTCCACATCGCCCGGCACGGGCACGAACTGCCCAGGGACGTCGTGCCGGTGCCCCGGGAGATCGACGTGCGGGTGGCCGAGCTGCGCCTCCGGGCCCTGGGCGTCGAGATCGACCGGTTGACCCCGGAACAGGAGCAGTATCTGCGCTCGTGGCGGGTGTGA
- the mtnP gene encoding S-methyl-5'-thioadenosine phosphorylase: protein MVRYALIGGTGVYDPAILTGLREEQVSTPYGDVRVKVGTYRGKEVAFLARHGEKHSVPPHRINYRANIWALKRLGVERIIATTAVGSLNLDMRPGDFVFCDQFLDFTKGRPSTFFEGGPEGVVHVDFTEPYCPELRGVLAEAAKTLGLGFHREGTYVCTEGPRFETPAEIKAYQRLGGDVVGMTGVPEVVLAHEAGICYSTVSMVTNFAAGISPQPLTHEEVLEVMAQNAERLRRLAMLALDNLPEERGCRCAHASPGIRM, encoded by the coding sequence GTGGTACGGTATGCGCTCATCGGCGGTACGGGGGTCTACGACCCGGCCATCCTGACCGGCCTGCGGGAGGAGCAGGTGTCGACGCCGTACGGGGACGTCCGGGTGAAGGTGGGGACGTACCGGGGAAAGGAGGTCGCCTTCCTGGCGCGCCACGGCGAGAAGCACTCCGTCCCGCCCCACCGGATCAACTACCGGGCCAACATCTGGGCCCTCAAGCGCCTGGGCGTCGAGCGGATCATCGCCACGACAGCGGTGGGCTCCCTGAACCTCGACATGCGCCCGGGCGACTTCGTCTTCTGCGACCAGTTCCTCGACTTCACGAAGGGCCGGCCGTCGACGTTCTTCGAGGGCGGGCCGGAAGGGGTGGTGCACGTCGACTTCACCGAGCCCTACTGCCCCGAACTCCGGGGGGTGCTGGCGGAGGCGGCGAAGACGCTGGGCCTCGGTTTTCACCGCGAGGGCACGTACGTGTGCACCGAGGGGCCCCGGTTCGAGACGCCGGCCGAGATCAAGGCGTACCAGCGGCTCGGAGGCGACGTGGTGGGAATGACCGGCGTGCCGGAGGTCGTGCTCGCCCACGAGGCGGGGATCTGCTACAGCACCGTCTCCATGGTGACGAACTTCGCCGCCGGCATCTCGCCCCAGCCCCTGACCCACGAAGAGGTCCTGGAGGTCATGGCGCAGAATGCCGAGCGGCTGCGGCGTCTGGCCATGCTCGCGCTCGACAACCTTCCGGAGGAGCGGGGGTGCCGCTGCGCCCACGCGTCGCCGGGGATCCGGATGTGA
- a CDS encoding LysM peptidoglycan-binding domain-containing protein — MSDRPHSPTPAGSSGDRREGAGEFVRRWRGGNLGRLVLVETADLDGDGRPEIVALAGRDLKVFDWSGGTYLLRSEALLPRDGLSLAAGELGPGGPAAVAVGTRDAVLLYTLTDLGLRPLCETLLYPGAYFRSIDLADVNGDGRPEVVAAASGAQTMYIFQVAATSSEGRLEELGRVYIGGLITGQGGHGGELAAGTRDGYVDVFVPCSLLPEPTQGLYTVRRGDSLWRIARRFGISPGALARANRLQEPYLLEPGQILIIPAPARHDGQGG, encoded by the coding sequence ATGAGCGATCGCCCCCATTCCCCCACCCCGGCCGGCAGCAGCGGAGACCGACGCGAGGGAGCGGGGGAGTTCGTCCGCCGGTGGCGCGGCGGAAACCTGGGCCGCCTGGTCCTGGTCGAGACCGCCGACCTGGACGGGGACGGGCGCCCGGAGATCGTCGCCCTGGCCGGCAGGGACCTCAAGGTCTTCGACTGGAGTGGCGGTACCTACCTGCTTCGCTCCGAGGCGCTGCTCCCCCGGGACGGTCTCTCCCTGGCTGCCGGCGAGCTCGGGCCCGGGGGCCCCGCCGCCGTGGCGGTGGGCACCCGGGACGCGGTTCTCCTGTACACCCTGACGGACCTTGGCCTGCGGCCGCTGTGCGAGACCCTGCTCTACCCGGGCGCGTACTTCCGCAGCATCGACCTGGCCGACGTCAACGGCGACGGCCGGCCCGAGGTCGTGGCCGCCGCCTCCGGAGCCCAGACCATGTACATCTTCCAGGTGGCGGCCACGAGCAGCGAGGGCCGGCTCGAGGAGCTGGGAAGGGTCTACATCGGCGGCCTGATCACCGGACAGGGCGGCCACGGCGGCGAGCTGGCCGCCGGCACGCGGGACGGTTACGTGGACGTCTTCGTCCCCTGCTCGCTCCTCCCGGAGCCCACGCAGGGCCTGTACACCGTGCGCCGGGGCGACAGCCTGTGGCGCATCGCCCGCCGCTTCGGCATCTCGCCCGGCGCCCTCGCCCGGGCCAACCGCCTGCAAGAACCCTACCTGCTCGAGCCCGGGCAGATCCTCATCATCCCCGCGCCCGCCCGGCACGACGGGCAGGGCGGCTGA